From a single Lewinella sp. LCG006 genomic region:
- a CDS encoding LytR/AlgR family response regulator transcription factor encodes MINVLIVDDEPLAQDVLETYIEKMPDLNLVQKCNNALEANEALKSNDIDLMFLDIQMPQLTGTDFLRSLVNPPVVIFTTAYSNYAVDGFELNALDYLLKPISLERFLKAANKAVAQIELKKAAAAGGSANKEEADIQAEADFMFVKADKKLVRVYYDDVVYIEGLKDYVIIRLKDTRIVTLQTMKSLEDKLPTAIFKRIHRSYIVNIGKIDAVMGNMVEVQEKGQVKHLPVGKNYRDELLDLINQNRL; translated from the coding sequence ATGATAAACGTACTTATCGTTGACGACGAACCACTAGCCCAAGATGTGCTGGAAACCTATATTGAGAAAATGCCCGACCTCAACCTCGTGCAAAAGTGCAATAATGCACTAGAGGCCAATGAGGCACTCAAATCCAACGATATTGACCTGATGTTTTTAGATATTCAGATGCCCCAGCTTACGGGTACTGATTTTCTGCGTTCCCTCGTTAATCCACCCGTCGTTATTTTCACCACCGCCTACTCCAACTACGCGGTGGATGGTTTTGAACTCAATGCGCTGGACTACTTGCTGAAGCCCATCTCTCTGGAGCGTTTTTTGAAAGCAGCCAATAAAGCCGTAGCTCAGATTGAGCTAAAGAAAGCAGCGGCGGCCGGAGGAAGTGCCAACAAAGAAGAAGCAGACATTCAGGCCGAAGCAGACTTCATGTTTGTGAAAGCAGATAAAAAACTGGTGAGGGTTTATTATGACGATGTGGTCTACATCGAAGGCCTGAAAGACTACGTGATCATCCGTTTGAAAGACACGCGGATTGTGACCCTACAGACCATGAAAAGCCTGGAAGACAAGCTACCCACAGCCATTTTCAAGCGCATCCACCGCTCTTACATCGTCAACATCGGCAAGATTGATGCCGTCATGGGCAACATGGTAGAAGTACAGGAAAAAGGACAAGTGAAGCACCTCCCCGTAGGCAAAAATTACCGGGATGAGTTGTTGGATTTGATTAATCAGAATCGGTTGTAG